One genomic segment of Paenibacillus xylanexedens includes these proteins:
- the msrB gene encoding peptide-methionine (R)-S-oxide reductase MsrB: MKRTLLGLCLLVIAIVVSACGNRAESHSASSSISTQPVKASSVSEENLSNLYLAGGCFWGVEAYMALIPGVQDVTSGYANGEGENPTYEDVIRGDQGFAETVHVKYDPQQVSLQKLLESYFRVIDPTSLNKQGNDRGVQYRTGIYYTLPEDAKIIEQAVKAEQEKYDQPIVTEVMPLQNYYLAEEYHQDYLEKNPSGYCHIDMTVLDDLEIGVDPAQYPRPTDEQLKERLTDEQYAVTVNNDTEHAFSNEYWDNEEPGLYVDIATGEPLFTSRDKYDSGCGWPSFTKPIVPEVVTYTTDTSFGMERTEVRSRAGDIHLGHVFDDGPEDRGGKRYCINSSSIRFIPLDKMEEERYGYLLSFVE; the protein is encoded by the coding sequence ATGAAAAGGACGCTGCTCGGCTTGTGCCTCCTTGTTATCGCGATAGTTGTATCTGCTTGTGGAAACAGGGCTGAGAGCCATTCAGCTTCATCTTCGATATCCACTCAACCTGTCAAGGCATCGAGTGTCTCCGAGGAAAACCTGAGTAACCTGTATTTGGCAGGAGGCTGTTTCTGGGGTGTGGAGGCATATATGGCTCTTATTCCGGGGGTTCAGGATGTGACTTCCGGTTATGCCAACGGTGAAGGAGAGAATCCAACCTATGAGGATGTTATTCGCGGGGACCAGGGGTTTGCGGAGACCGTTCATGTAAAATATGATCCGCAACAAGTATCTTTGCAGAAATTGCTTGAATCTTATTTTCGAGTTATTGATCCTACCAGCTTGAATAAGCAGGGCAATGATCGTGGAGTTCAGTATCGGACTGGAATATATTATACGTTGCCTGAAGATGCCAAAATTATCGAGCAGGCTGTAAAGGCAGAGCAAGAAAAATATGACCAACCTATTGTAACGGAAGTAATGCCTCTGCAGAATTATTATTTGGCGGAGGAGTACCATCAGGATTATTTGGAAAAAAATCCGAGCGGATATTGTCACATTGATATGACTGTCCTGGATGACCTGGAGATTGGAGTTGATCCGGCTCAATATCCACGTCCAACAGATGAACAATTAAAGGAACGATTAACAGACGAACAGTATGCGGTCACGGTAAACAATGATACGGAGCATGCGTTCAGTAACGAATACTGGGATAATGAGGAGCCCGGTCTGTATGTGGATATTGCAACGGGAGAGCCGTTATTCACCAGCCGGGATAAGTACGATTCCGGTTGCGGGTGGCCGAGTTTTACAAAGCCGATTGTACCTGAGGTTGTTACCTATACAACGGATACGAGCTTTGGGATGGAACGCACGGAGGTACGAAGCCGGGCAGGTGACATCCACCTCGGTCATGTGTTCGATGATGGTCCCGAAGATCGCGGCGGCAAACGTTACTGTATTAACAGTTCATCGATCCGGTTTATTCCGTTAGACAAGATGGAGGAAGAACGGTACGGATACTTATTGTCTTTTGTCGAGTAG
- a CDS encoding AraC family transcriptional regulator, with the protein MGIQNDIKLWDQVQVRVLDVRFISLATHEFIRNYVLPTSAYVYVQGRGQVSLDEEVWTTNQFLLLHGGKGRRLTLEATGVTEVHLILYKSTLPSNVLVEYRMMLNQRNPFEESWATVPDHTLELRELVRNIHECWSGQERVGKIQVKVYFFQLVQLVLLQRSRMFNEVQQPSLTDQVLRYIKAHYRESISLDSLAQSLSYSPQYLSRKFKEQTGCTPTEYVIRLRMSEARSLLASTEASLQEIAAYVGYMDPFYFNRIFKKETGITPGQYRLKQQENSKSVSESTLNATNESIVTRGDERYPLIDDDNHYQYEGDEEINMFNHFKSAIMSLALVLTLSACGTAQQRAETSEVAAEPEQPAVVETQMVNTTFGEVEIPAHPERVAAIDYLGTVLALGVKPIGGGQFLMNSPYLEGHMDGLETIGDSVEQLMELEPDLIITLNPDKAAYEKYSKIAPTVSIASITFPTLKDEVNYFGKVLGKEAEAEKWLADFDEEIAKIKQEVQSVVPADATFSVMQEYDRQVFIFGNQSGRGGRNIYELLGLQAPKNIPSELMQGAYHEFSIELLSKYAGDYIVLTSNSQLKDLQADPIWGSLPAIKNGNVYIWTEEQSWFRDPIALLKQTQDLAEWIIGLNTPSK; encoded by the coding sequence ATGGGAATTCAGAATGACATCAAGCTGTGGGATCAGGTACAGGTTCGCGTGCTTGATGTGCGTTTTATATCGCTCGCAACACACGAGTTCATACGCAATTATGTGTTACCAACCAGTGCATATGTGTATGTTCAAGGCAGGGGTCAGGTCTCGCTGGATGAAGAGGTATGGACGACAAACCAGTTCTTGCTGCTGCATGGGGGGAAAGGAAGACGTCTGACACTTGAAGCGACAGGGGTTACGGAGGTACATCTGATTTTGTACAAATCAACCTTGCCCTCCAACGTGCTTGTGGAGTACCGAATGATGTTGAACCAGCGTAATCCGTTTGAAGAGTCCTGGGCGACAGTGCCGGATCATACACTTGAGTTACGTGAGCTTGTGCGGAATATACATGAATGTTGGTCAGGGCAGGAGCGAGTGGGCAAAATTCAAGTCAAAGTGTATTTTTTTCAACTGGTACAGCTTGTATTGTTACAGCGGAGTCGCATGTTTAACGAAGTTCAACAGCCTTCGCTTACCGATCAGGTTTTGCGATATATCAAAGCTCATTACCGGGAATCCATCTCACTTGATTCGCTTGCCCAGTCCTTGAGTTACAGTCCGCAATATTTATCACGCAAATTCAAGGAACAGACGGGATGTACACCGACAGAATATGTGATTCGGTTACGAATGAGTGAGGCAAGGAGTCTGCTTGCGTCCACAGAAGCTTCATTACAGGAGATTGCTGCGTATGTCGGTTATATGGACCCGTTTTATTTCAATCGTATATTCAAAAAAGAGACCGGTATCACACCGGGGCAATATCGGTTGAAGCAGCAGGAAAACTCGAAATCAGTTTCAGAAAGTACATTAAATGCAACAAATGAATCCATTGTAACAAGAGGGGATGAACGTTATCCTTTAATTGATGATGATAATCATTATCAATATGAGGGAGATGAGGAAATCAACATGTTTAACCATTTTAAATCAGCGATCATGTCGCTTGCGCTTGTACTCACATTGAGTGCTTGTGGAACAGCCCAGCAGCGGGCAGAAACATCCGAAGTTGCGGCTGAACCCGAACAACCGGCAGTCGTGGAAACCCAAATGGTAAATACGACCTTTGGTGAGGTAGAGATTCCTGCACATCCGGAGCGAGTTGCTGCCATTGATTATCTGGGAACGGTGCTTGCTCTTGGTGTCAAACCGATTGGTGGAGGCCAATTTCTAATGAACAGTCCTTATCTGGAAGGTCACATGGATGGTCTTGAAACGATAGGGGATTCCGTTGAACAATTGATGGAACTGGAACCTGATCTCATTATTACATTGAATCCGGACAAGGCTGCTTATGAGAAATACAGCAAGATTGCTCCAACCGTTTCGATCGCATCCATCACATTCCCGACACTGAAAGATGAAGTAAACTATTTCGGTAAAGTCCTTGGCAAAGAAGCGGAAGCAGAGAAGTGGCTTGCTGATTTTGATGAGGAGATTGCCAAAATCAAGCAGGAGGTGCAGAGCGTTGTTCCAGCTGACGCTACATTCTCCGTTATGCAGGAATATGATCGCCAAGTCTTCATTTTTGGCAATCAGTCGGGCCGGGGAGGGCGTAACATCTACGAATTGCTTGGATTGCAAGCGCCAAAGAACATTCCATCCGAGTTGATGCAGGGCGCCTACCATGAATTCTCCATAGAATTGCTTTCGAAGTATGCCGGAGATTACATTGTGCTGACCAGTAACTCTCAGCTAAAAGATCTTCAGGCAGATCCGATCTGGGGTTCATTGCCTGCTATCAAAAATGGAAATGTGTACATATGGACGGAAGAACAATCCTGGTTCCGTGACCCTATCGCCTTGTTGAAACAGACACAGGATCTGGCTGAGTGGATTATTGGACTTAATACACCGTCTAAATAA
- a CDS encoding SOS response-associated peptidase, producing the protein MCNRFSLAADLDDVRDHFKIQRVMYYYKNRYNISPTQHTPIILHQDGERVLDEFRWGFIPFWGRDAVNANLMTVHENPSYYKLVETKRCVIPCNGLYYWRQEGKKSYAVRVVMPDRGLFGIAGLYEVWRDTRKEPLRTCTMLMTGANMVTREFGSKMPAILSEEEINTWLDPANTRVTQLLPLLKSYNSTEMNLYPVTPMVANDEHDCYECVEEMDQKLAYVRSF; encoded by the coding sequence ATGTGCAACCGTTTTTCATTGGCAGCCGATTTAGACGATGTCAGAGATCATTTCAAGATTCAGCGAGTGATGTATTATTACAAAAACCGATACAATATCAGCCCAACCCAGCATACGCCGATTATTTTGCATCAGGATGGTGAGCGTGTATTGGATGAGTTCCGGTGGGGGTTCATTCCATTCTGGGGTCGCGATGCCGTTAACGCAAATCTTATGACAGTGCATGAGAATCCTTCCTATTACAAACTGGTAGAGACCAAGCGCTGCGTTATTCCCTGCAATGGATTATATTACTGGCGGCAAGAGGGCAAAAAAAGTTATGCGGTTCGTGTTGTTATGCCGGATCGTGGCCTGTTTGGGATTGCTGGGTTATATGAGGTGTGGAGAGATACACGGAAAGAGCCGCTTCGTACCTGCACGATGCTTATGACAGGCGCAAATATGGTTACACGCGAGTTTGGCAGTAAAATGCCAGCGATCCTTTCCGAAGAAGAGATCAACACCTGGCTTGACCCGGCTAATACACGGGTGACTCAGTTGTTACCGCTATTGAAATCGTATAACAGTACAGAGATGAATCTGTATCCAGTCACCCCAATGGTCGCTAACGATGAACACGACTGTTACGAATGCGTAGAAGAGATGGATCAGAAGCTGGCTTACGTTCGGAGTTTCTGA
- a CDS encoding NADH-dependent flavin oxidoreductase, translating into MNPKFNQMFEQVSLPTGITLKNRIVLAPMTHMSSNADGTISDAELAYYARRTGGAGMSITAVGHVTETGIGFPAQFGVYDDRFIPGLKKLADTMKQQGSVAVLQIFHAGRLTPEQAVPAGQVVAPSAVASERPGSPEPRELTDAEITSIIKDFGEATRRAIEAGFDGVEIHGANGYLIQQFFSPHSNRREDRWGGSVEKRLTFPLAVVDEVQKVAAEHTKLPFIIGYRFSPEEPETPGLTMEDTYALVDALKDKNLDYLHVSVNEFWSKPRRGEADTRSRMEFILDRVNGKLPVIGVGSIHTADQAAEALQTGVPLLAIGRELIIEPDWVEKIESGREEDIETILTKSDQERLVIPDGLWNAIIHTPGWFPMAEDK; encoded by the coding sequence ATGAATCCAAAGTTTAACCAGATGTTTGAACAAGTTTCACTACCGACTGGCATTACATTGAAAAACCGTATCGTGCTCGCTCCCATGACTCATATGTCCTCGAATGCTGATGGTACGATATCCGACGCTGAACTTGCTTATTATGCACGTCGCACCGGTGGTGCGGGCATGTCAATTACGGCTGTAGGGCATGTAACAGAGACAGGCATTGGTTTCCCGGCTCAATTTGGCGTATATGACGACCGCTTCATTCCTGGTCTGAAAAAACTGGCTGATACCATGAAACAACAGGGCTCCGTAGCCGTATTGCAAATTTTCCATGCGGGCCGTCTGACTCCTGAACAAGCTGTACCTGCGGGTCAAGTGGTTGCTCCTAGTGCGGTTGCAAGTGAGCGTCCAGGATCTCCTGAACCAAGAGAATTGACAGATGCCGAGATTACTTCGATTATCAAAGACTTTGGTGAAGCGACACGTCGTGCAATTGAAGCTGGCTTTGATGGTGTTGAGATTCACGGTGCTAATGGTTATCTGATCCAGCAATTCTTCTCCCCGCATTCCAACCGACGTGAAGACCGTTGGGGCGGAAGTGTAGAGAAACGTCTGACATTCCCGCTTGCTGTAGTAGATGAGGTTCAGAAAGTGGCTGCCGAACATACCAAACTGCCGTTCATCATTGGTTACCGTTTCTCCCCGGAAGAACCGGAAACACCGGGACTCACAATGGAAGATACGTATGCACTGGTGGATGCGCTTAAAGATAAAAACTTGGATTACCTTCATGTCTCTGTGAACGAGTTCTGGTCCAAGCCAAGACGTGGCGAAGCAGACACGCGTTCGAGAATGGAATTCATCCTGGATCGTGTGAACGGCAAATTGCCTGTGATCGGCGTAGGTTCAATTCATACGGCAGATCAGGCCGCTGAGGCGCTTCAAACAGGAGTACCTCTGCTTGCCATTGGACGTGAGCTGATTATTGAACCAGATTGGGTTGAGAAAATTGAGAGTGGACGGGAAGAAGATATTGAGACGATTCTGACCAAATCGGATCAGGAACGTCTGGTTATCCCTGACGGATTGTGGAATGCAATCATCCACACGCCAGGCTGGTTCCCTATGGCAGAAGATAAATAA
- a CDS encoding DeoR/GlpR family DNA-binding transcription regulator, which produces MLVAERYEKIVEWVDTQGSMRVTELSERCGVTEETIRRDLDKLEQAGRLRRSHGGAVSVKYKDELQSEIPYPERAVAHAEEKRRIASEAVKMVESGDRIALDASTTAWYMAAGLPNIPLTVLTNSIKVAAELSNKEQIRVIATGGQLASKSLSFVGPLAERSLDAYHVDKVFLSCKGVHLTKGISESNELQALVKQKMIHIADEVILLADSSKFNIQAFTRVAEMSSVGKVITDQGVDEEHVSALIEQNITCIRV; this is translated from the coding sequence ATGCTCGTAGCTGAACGGTATGAGAAAATAGTGGAATGGGTGGATACGCAAGGCAGCATGCGTGTGACCGAACTTAGTGAGCGCTGCGGGGTGACGGAAGAAACGATTCGTCGTGATCTGGACAAGCTCGAACAGGCGGGCAGGCTCAGACGGTCCCATGGCGGGGCGGTCAGCGTAAAATACAAGGATGAGTTACAGTCGGAGATTCCGTATCCGGAACGGGCTGTAGCCCACGCCGAAGAGAAGCGCAGAATTGCAAGCGAAGCGGTGAAAATGGTGGAATCCGGCGACCGGATCGCCTTGGATGCAAGTACAACGGCGTGGTATATGGCGGCAGGATTGCCGAACATTCCACTGACGGTATTAACCAACTCGATTAAGGTCGCCGCTGAGCTGAGTAACAAAGAGCAGATTCGTGTGATTGCCACAGGTGGGCAATTGGCTTCGAAATCACTGTCTTTTGTAGGACCGCTGGCCGAACGTTCGCTGGATGCTTATCATGTGGACAAAGTGTTTCTGTCTTGCAAAGGAGTACATCTGACCAAAGGCATCAGTGAATCCAATGAATTACAGGCCTTGGTGAAGCAGAAAATGATCCATATTGCAGATGAGGTCATTCTACTTGCAGATTCCAGCAAATTTAACATACAGGCGTTTACCAGAGTTGCTGAGATGAGCAGTGTGGGCAAAGTGATTACAGATCAGGGCGTAGATGAAGAGCACGTTAGCGCATTGATTGAGCAGAATATTACGTGTATACGTGTGTAA
- a CDS encoding OsmC family protein: protein MKHPFHLKAVWNGGRNSEGTIDAGGLKTVISIPQEMGGPGTGTNPDEMLLGAASTCYLITLAAMLERSDITPDELTLESEATVDVTNNVFTYERIVHRPRIVLSADASEADLTKAERLAHKAESSCMISRAVAGNVQMETQPVVVTTGANAV from the coding sequence ATGAAACATCCTTTTCATCTGAAAGCGGTATGGAATGGTGGGCGTAACAGTGAGGGAACAATCGATGCAGGTGGGTTAAAAACGGTCATATCGATTCCGCAGGAGATGGGCGGACCCGGTACGGGAACTAACCCGGACGAGATGCTGCTGGGTGCAGCCTCCACTTGTTACCTGATCACGCTGGCAGCGATGCTGGAGCGTTCGGATATTACGCCGGATGAATTGACGCTTGAATCGGAAGCAACGGTAGATGTTACAAATAACGTATTTACGTACGAACGGATCGTACATAGACCCCGGATTGTGCTCAGCGCAGATGCCTCTGAGGCGGATCTGACCAAGGCTGAGCGCCTGGCGCATAAGGCTGAATCCTCCTGTATGATCTCCCGAGCGGTGGCAGGTAATGTCCAGATGGAGACACAGCCGGTCGTTGTTACTACAGGTGCTAACGCGGTGTGA
- a CDS encoding DUF2062 domain-containing protein, producing the protein MNTQKRKTNRWVRLTRVMKLNFLKLLRAPGGAHKVSTGFAIGFGLELIVISTASLIYLVFYPIVRLSGGSVPAAIVGNVIGKLTFLPIILMPLAKQIGSWILPAHSMGQGPVHESAFMELFRGNWSAVSELLLGGLDILAGMSVFGVILGVISYFVVKFFYVRALNRRYERRLEKRRQADIASVSPPVLIRKPSQS; encoded by the coding sequence ATGAACACACAGAAGCGCAAGACTAACCGCTGGGTACGTTTAACACGTGTTATGAAGCTGAATTTTCTCAAATTGTTACGTGCTCCCGGAGGTGCCCATAAAGTATCTACCGGATTTGCCATAGGGTTTGGACTGGAACTGATCGTGATCTCGACGGCTTCCCTGATCTATCTCGTATTTTATCCGATTGTGCGACTGTCTGGGGGTTCGGTGCCAGCAGCCATTGTTGGTAATGTGATCGGGAAACTTACGTTTTTACCTATTATCCTGATGCCGCTCGCGAAACAAATTGGCTCATGGATATTGCCTGCTCACAGCATGGGACAGGGACCGGTACATGAGAGTGCATTCATGGAGCTGTTTCGCGGGAACTGGTCGGCCGTGAGTGAATTGTTGCTTGGTGGACTGGATATTCTGGCAGGCATGTCCGTATTTGGTGTTATTCTGGGTGTGATTTCGTACTTTGTCGTGAAATTCTTCTACGTCAGAGCGCTCAACCGGCGTTATGAACGCCGGCTGGAGAAACGCCGACAAGCGGATATCGCTTCGGTATCACCTCCGGTATTAATCAGGAAGCCATCACAATCATAA
- a CDS encoding AEC family transporter, whose protein sequence is MLHSFLLTLYHVFLPISLPVIGGILLKRFKNWDTRSLSTFSLYILSPALIFNTLLHAEITWTDVTSTFWFSIINLIALWALAELLSRVFRLGASEKAGLTLVSTFTNCVNYGLPLVLLAFGQLGLDKASVYVIGQMIIVNTVGIFFAARSEFTVKDAILSVFRMPSIYAAGIAIALRASNLSLPDALDGGISMLAAGYSPVVLAILGAQMLRPKGATAPWLPNVRRAFWTGLVVRLAAAPILSWLILTALQVEGTLFSVLLILASMPTAVNAVILAEQFNASPQFVSRCILWTTAASMLMLPIMIVMAS, encoded by the coding sequence TTGCTTCACTCATTTTTACTCACGTTATACCATGTGTTCTTGCCGATATCACTTCCCGTGATTGGGGGTATTCTGTTAAAACGCTTTAAGAATTGGGATACCCGGTCGCTCTCGACCTTTTCCCTTTATATTTTGAGCCCTGCGCTCATCTTCAATACATTGCTGCATGCAGAGATTACCTGGACGGACGTCACCAGCACGTTCTGGTTCTCTATTATTAATCTGATTGCTCTGTGGGCCCTCGCCGAGCTATTAAGCCGGGTTTTCCGTCTGGGTGCAAGCGAAAAAGCGGGTCTCACCCTCGTCTCCACGTTTACGAACTGCGTGAATTACGGGCTCCCGCTTGTACTGCTCGCCTTTGGTCAGCTTGGACTGGACAAGGCTTCGGTCTACGTCATTGGACAGATGATCATTGTTAATACGGTAGGTATCTTTTTTGCCGCGCGATCCGAATTCACGGTGAAAGATGCGATCCTATCCGTTTTCCGCATGCCATCCATCTATGCTGCTGGCATCGCCATTGCGCTGCGTGCGTCCAATCTGAGCCTGCCTGACGCACTCGATGGAGGCATCTCCATGCTGGCTGCGGGCTACTCGCCTGTCGTTCTCGCCATTCTGGGAGCACAGATGCTCAGACCTAAAGGTGCAACGGCACCTTGGCTGCCCAATGTACGCCGAGCCTTCTGGACCGGACTTGTGGTCCGTCTCGCAGCTGCGCCAATCTTGTCCTGGCTGATACTGACCGCTCTTCAGGTCGAAGGTACGTTGTTCAGTGTGCTGCTGATCCTCGCATCGATGCCGACCGCAGTGAACGCCGTTATTTTGGCTGAACAGTTCAATGCTTCTCCGCAGTTTGTATCTCGCTGTATTCTGTGGACCACCGCTGCATCCATGTTGATGCTGCCCATTATGATTGTGATGGCTTCCTGA